One segment of Streptomyces sp. YIM 121038 DNA contains the following:
- a CDS encoding SRPBCC family protein encodes MALFRLVRTTPLGPDEAWRRLTDWERHGRVMPLTRVTVSGAESGGAGALLTARSGVGPLAFDDVMEVVLWQPPRGRRGICRLVKRGSFVTGWAEIEVGPGEAGAGARVVWREELRVRWLPGVLDPVVARAAAWLFGRAVDALLAGR; translated from the coding sequence ATGGCCCTCTTCCGCCTCGTACGCACCACGCCGCTCGGTCCCGACGAGGCGTGGCGGCGGCTGACGGACTGGGAGCGGCACGGCCGGGTGATGCCCCTGACCAGGGTCACGGTCTCCGGAGCGGAGTCCGGGGGTGCGGGTGCCCTGCTGACCGCGCGGTCCGGGGTCGGGCCGCTGGCGTTCGACGACGTGATGGAGGTCGTGCTCTGGCAGCCGCCGCGAGGGAGGCGCGGGATCTGCCGTCTGGTCAAGCGCGGCTCGTTCGTCACCGGGTGGGCCGAGATTGAGGTGGGCCCCGGGGAGGCCGGCGCGGGTGCGCGGGTGGTCTGGCGCGAGGAGCTGCGGGTGCGGTGGCTGCCCGGGGTGCTGGATCCCGTGGTGGCGCGGGCGGCGGCGTGGCTGTTCGGCCGGGCGGTCGACGCGCTGCTCGCCGGGCGCTGA
- a CDS encoding LysR family transcriptional regulator — MDLNSVRTFVVAADAGQFQKAAVDLSLTQQAVSKRVAALEEELGVRLFARTPRGARLTIDGQAFLPHARALLLAEERAAASVRPGRRALRVDVVGRRVATAGLVRDFHRAHPDVELDVVTLYGVDAAVEALASGTIDATFRAVTMPGRQLPEGIGALPVLDEPLRLFTGPAHPFAAASSVALAELAGHRIWMPGNAPGTEWAAYYDALAEAFGLSIDAIGPDFGVEALLDTIVDSAAVATFLSERTPLVWPVGHDLRLIPLRDPTPVYPHSLLWRADNPHPALATLRDHLVSARPAEPDTGVWKPQWAR; from the coding sequence GTGGATCTCAACTCCGTACGCACCTTCGTCGTCGCCGCGGACGCCGGGCAGTTCCAGAAGGCCGCCGTCGATCTGTCGCTCACCCAGCAGGCCGTGTCCAAGCGCGTCGCCGCCCTGGAGGAGGAACTCGGCGTGCGCCTCTTCGCCCGCACCCCGCGCGGGGCCCGGCTCACCATCGACGGGCAGGCGTTCCTGCCGCACGCCCGGGCGCTGCTCCTGGCCGAGGAGCGGGCGGCGGCATCCGTGCGCCCGGGGCGGCGCGCCCTGCGCGTGGACGTGGTCGGCCGCCGGGTCGCCACCGCGGGCCTGGTGCGCGACTTCCACCGCGCGCACCCGGACGTGGAGCTCGACGTCGTCACGCTGTACGGCGTCGACGCGGCCGTCGAGGCCCTCGCGTCCGGCACCATCGACGCCACGTTCCGGGCCGTGACCATGCCGGGCCGGCAGCTTCCGGAGGGCATCGGGGCGCTGCCCGTGCTCGACGAGCCGCTGCGCCTGTTCACCGGGCCCGCCCACCCGTTCGCCGCCGCGTCCTCGGTCGCGCTCGCCGAGCTGGCCGGGCACCGCATCTGGATGCCCGGCAACGCTCCGGGCACCGAGTGGGCCGCGTACTACGACGCGCTCGCCGAGGCCTTCGGCCTGTCCATCGACGCCATCGGCCCCGACTTCGGCGTCGAGGCCCTCCTCGACACGATCGTCGACTCCGCTGCGGTCGCGACCTTCCTCAGCGAGCGCACTCCCCTCGTCTGGCCCGTCGGCCACGACCTGCGGCTCATCCCCCTGCGCGACCCCACTCCGGTCTATCCGCACTCCCTGCTCTGGCGCGCTGACAACCCGCATCCGGCCCTGGCCACGCTGCGCGACCACCTCGTCTCCGCGCGGCCGGCCGAGCCGGACACCGGGGTCTGGAAGCCGCAGTGGGCTCGGTGA